Proteins from one Rosa chinensis cultivar Old Blush chromosome 7, RchiOBHm-V2, whole genome shotgun sequence genomic window:
- the LOC112178691 gene encoding uncharacterized protein LOC112178691, with amino-acid sequence MCFWSSQTNSLELQFGALSPTLIDIATIIGLPPHGQVVDIVFAEGKCDIDLGCELRDRTKGRPAVANFNTWIEVFNNGLGNKSLDSNGSPEEKGENQQETMEVTHVEHAAFLAFWICKFLVCTTSKKVNAEYYKLAEALASKEVQESDQPLALGPFVLAHLYRCLHHCVTEGLNPNWSGPLWIFLLWLHTYFPSFRQPGLALAVDTTLGQQLAPLDLLPHSAEECFEVLFKCPEFSAEQFAVCFSRKYPPYHAMDISQHASESETRWETACSAWKSAIGMRNLFWGALSGKTLKCGVELYSPSYFSRQLGYYQAIPAPVPESSNRYSSLRAVFSNKDDIEQNNKAFVYNMSFPMKTRVATSKSSSQFREWWAKRVGSRFKDGLVSARRSAFAGNPWAQEKPKAVRRGKITSKVARAIPTISGQESLKKCAKGSTQRKAIHSAATEAAKDGATMSSTSQSPPAKQPAKQDEQSSESEEQLCVAKRSCLETFKEANV; translated from the exons ATGTGTTTTTGGAGTTCTCAAACAAACTCTCTGGAACTTCAGTTTGGTGCACTTAGTCCGACCTTGATTGATATAGCGACCATTATAGGCCTGCCGCCACATGGGCAAGTGGTGGACATTGTATTTGCAGAAGGAAAGTGTGACATTGATCTTGGCTGCGAGCTAAGAGATCGAACTAAGGGCAGACCAGCCGTTGCTAATTTTAATACATGGATTGAGGTGTTTAACAACGGTTTGGGAAATAAGTCACTTGATAGTAATGGCAGTCCGGAAGAGAAAGGGGAAAACCAACAGGAGACAATGGAAGTAACTCATGTAGAGCATGCTGCGTTTCTTGCCTTTTGGATATGTAAGTTCTTAGTGTGCACAACTTCTAAAAAAGTGAATGCGGAGTACTATAAGTTGGCTGAAGCATTAGCAAGTAAAGAAGTACAAGAGAGTGATCAGCCATTAGCTCTTGGTCCATTTGTGCTTGCCCACTTATACAGATGTCTTCACCATTGTGTGACCGAAGGACTGAATCCAAATTGGTCTGGGCCATTGTGGATTTTTCTGTTGTGGCTGCATACTTATTTTCCCTCTTTCAGGCAGCCGGGTTTAGCATTGGCCGTTGACACCACTCTTGGACAACAATTGGCTCCTCTTGATTTACTTCCTCATTCGGCAGAAGAGTGTTTTGAGGTGTTGTTCAAGTGTCCAGAGTTTTCTGCAGAACAGTTTGCCGTTTGTTTCAGTAGGAAGTATCCACCCTACCATGCAATGGATATCAGCCAACACGCCTCAGAAAGTGAGACGAGATGGGAGACTGCGTGTTCAGCTTGGAAGAGTGCAATAGGTATGAGGAATCTCTTCTGGGGTGCCTTGTCTGGTAAAACACTCAAGTGTGGAGTGGAGTTATATTCACCATCCTATTTCAGTCGTCAGTTGGGATATTATCAAGCTATACCGGCTCCGGTGCCAGAATCGTCAAACCGATATAGTTCATTGCGAGCTGTTTTCTCCAATAAGGACGACATTGAGCAGAATAACAAGGCGTTTGTGTACAACATGAGCTTTCCCATGAAGACAAGAGTAGCAACTAGCAAGAGTTCCTCCCAGTTCAGAGAGTGGTGGGCGAAACGAGTAGGTAGCCGCTTTAAAGATGGGTTGGTGTCGGCTAGGCGATCGGCTTTTGCAGGAAATCCATGGGCACAAGAGAAGCCGAAAGCTGTAAGGCGTGGTAAAATAACAAGCAAAGTTGCTAGAGCAATCCCAACTATAA GTGGCCAAGAGTCTTTGAAGAAGTGTGCTAAAGGGAGCACACAGAGAAAGGCCATCCATAGTGCGGCCACTGAGGCGGCCAAAG ATGGTGCCACCATGTCTTCAACTTCTCAATCTCCTCCAGCGAAACAACCGGCAAAACAAGACGAGCAATCTTCTGAGAGTGAAGAACAATTGTGCGTGGCCAAACGAAGTTGCCTAGAGACATTCAAG GAGGCCAACGTCTAA